In Entomomonas moraniae, one DNA window encodes the following:
- the ribD gene encoding bifunctional diaminohydroxyphosphoribosylaminopyrimidine deaminase/5-amino-6-(5-phosphoribosylamino)uracil reductase RibD: MIANDQLWMSKALQLAHRGIYSTHPNPRVGCVIVAENQVIGQGWHQKAGDPHAEVHALRDAGSNAKDATAYVTLEPCSHFGKTPPCADALIKAGVKRVVVAMQDPNPKVAGRGIARLQAAGIDVTCGVLEQEAYTLNKGFIKRMCTDMPYVTVKLAMSLDGRTAMASGESQWITSSAARQEVQRLRAQSSAVITGADTVLFDDAKLTIRSSELGLDQELTDLAMQRQPLRILIDSNQRVPLDKAFYQSPYSLTVSGVDKPEKLKEQQAWLKLPLNQQSHIDLNTLLAKLAQDYEVNELLVEAGATLAGAFVQAGLVDEFAIFMAGKFLGSSARPLLSLPLDTMSQAINLTIKDIRAVGDDWLIKAFLAA, translated from the coding sequence ATGATAGCTAATGATCAGTTATGGATGAGTAAAGCATTACAGCTTGCTCATCGTGGTATCTACTCCACGCATCCTAATCCCCGCGTAGGTTGTGTTATTGTTGCTGAAAATCAAGTGATTGGGCAAGGCTGGCATCAAAAAGCAGGTGACCCCCATGCAGAAGTTCATGCGTTACGTGACGCGGGTAGTAATGCGAAAGACGCAACAGCCTATGTGACGCTAGAGCCTTGTAGCCATTTCGGTAAAACTCCGCCGTGTGCAGATGCCTTGATAAAGGCCGGAGTTAAAAGAGTTGTTGTTGCGATGCAAGACCCTAATCCAAAAGTGGCTGGGCGGGGGATAGCAAGATTACAAGCGGCAGGTATTGATGTAACCTGTGGTGTTTTGGAGCAAGAAGCCTATACCTTGAACAAAGGGTTTATCAAGCGAATGTGCACAGATATGCCTTATGTGACGGTTAAGTTAGCCATGAGTTTAGATGGTAGAACCGCAATGGCTAGTGGTGAAAGCCAATGGATTACTTCATCTGCTGCACGTCAGGAAGTACAGAGATTACGTGCTCAAAGTAGCGCTGTGATTACGGGGGCTGATACTGTATTGTTTGATGATGCTAAGTTAACTATAAGATCTAGCGAATTAGGGTTAGACCAAGAGTTAACTGATTTGGCTATGCAGCGACAGCCTTTGAGAATTTTAATTGATAGTAATCAGCGAGTTCCGCTGGATAAAGCATTTTATCAGTCACCTTATTCATTAACTGTATCGGGTGTTGATAAGCCCGAAAAATTAAAAGAACAACAAGCGTGGTTAAAATTACCTTTAAATCAGCAATCACATATCGATTTAAATACACTCTTAGCAAAATTAGCACAAGATTATGAAGTTAACGAATTGCTTGTTGAGGCGGGTGCTACTTTAGCGGGTGCTTTTGTACAAGCTGGGTTAGTTGATGAGTTTGCTATTTTTATGGCTGGTAAGTTTTTAGGCTCCTCTGCTCGCCCTTTACTTTCTCTACCATTGGATACAATGTCCCAAGCTATTAATTTAACGATTAAGGACATTCGAGCAGTGGGGGATGACTGGTTAATTAAAGCCTTTTTAGCAGCTTGA
- the truA gene encoding tRNA pseudouridine(38-40) synthase TruA: protein MKEVSINDAAANTAAATVSRIAMGVEYKGANYRGFQRQQDNIPSIQEELEKAISKVANQPISIYVAGRTDAGVHASGQVIHYDTTANRSMHAWVMGSTANLPKDISVTWAKQVLPEFHARYKAFARRYRYVIYNDPIRPAHLADEVTWYSYPLDIDRMQQAANYFLGTHDFTSFRASQCQAKSPIKTISHFKIIRFGKLIILDVRADAFLHHMIRNFAGLLMAIGSGESPIGWAKEALEAKDRTKAGVTAVPYGLYLVNVEYPEKYDIPKRFIGPHFLSGLPE from the coding sequence ATGAAAGAAGTATCAATCAATGATGCGGCAGCCAATACGGCTGCCGCAACTGTTTCTAGAATAGCGATGGGTGTTGAATACAAAGGGGCTAACTACCGAGGCTTCCAACGCCAACAAGATAACATCCCTAGTATTCAAGAAGAACTCGAAAAGGCCATAAGCAAAGTTGCCAATCAACCTATATCGATTTATGTTGCAGGCAGAACCGATGCAGGGGTACACGCCAGTGGTCAAGTCATACACTATGACACCACAGCCAATAGATCAATGCATGCTTGGGTTATGGGTTCTACAGCAAACCTCCCAAAAGATATTAGCGTCACCTGGGCTAAACAGGTATTGCCTGAGTTTCATGCTCGTTATAAAGCCTTTGCTCGTCGTTACCGCTATGTTATTTATAATGACCCTATACGCCCTGCTCATTTAGCTGATGAGGTCACATGGTATTCATATCCATTAGATATAGACAGAATGCAACAAGCCGCTAATTATTTTTTAGGTACTCATGATTTCACTTCTTTTAGAGCAAGCCAATGTCAAGCAAAATCGCCCATAAAAACGATCTCTCATTTCAAGATTATTCGTTTTGGTAAATTAATTATTCTGGATGTCAGGGCAGATGCTTTTTTACACCATATGATTCGTAATTTTGCTGGGTTATTAATGGCGATAGGTTCCGGGGAAAGCCCCATCGGCTGGGCAAAAGAGGCATTAGAAGCTAAAGACCGAACAAAGGCAGGTGTTACAGCAGTTCCCTATGGGCTTTATCTAGTTAACGTTGAATACCCTGAAAAGTATGATATTCCCAAGCGTTTTATAGGTCCACATTTCTTATCAGGGCTGCCTGAATAA
- a CDS encoding FimV/HubP family polar landmark protein, producing MVKVHQLVAAIATTITLSTSSAYALNMGSISWKSSYGQPLDARIELSDAKNLQASDIKSSIANTNDFSKAGLEYSPTLSNLSFSTIINPDGTGYIKITSAKPIKEPFMNFLIDVNWPNGKASKEYTILLDMPESKATTPTPKTNNTAKNTVSSTPPISSPSQVANTYKTKQGDTLWSIAKANYGKSLTAKASKAIFEKNPKAFINGDINSLLHSYTLSMPTQQEVNAISVAQANAFLSSPSKEVPTTATQKKPISDKHEKALQDQLKSSQQELETARTENTTLNTELENIESEIASLEQVSKEKDEAIAKAEQAKLAATQATQQKAQKGQATTTSQTADQQNTSQTPVEPQQTTTTNKPVEPTVAQSHAEPKPQSPKTNTAPESQPAKSSTPTPVEDTSPSFISSLLDNNMMLLAGGGILLLLCIAVVISRRKKAANDDDAQVVDLSNVVLDDEDLNDSLPNTQISATKIPDNDVISPLSQLGEGMGIIDKADIYLAYNHDEEAKELLSNALQEDPTNTELRLKLMEIYADKGNTDSFEKEEQELLLLDPLSQHKIDAIKEKYPTSFNDFSFSNNPTSVKEQNETFTSFKQDAKENTQDTPNEEPEFSFDYADFAEPVVAPTPKETKLASASPETEETEIPMKRLEEDAANFKLEKIAPETQHASSPLFNATEEEDFSSDSPTTIFEKEEDTQSKESNEGIKFDLGIGDQKSDSIDYISQIESNDLDDDIIEKDQVTTKLELVHAYMDMGDTEGAQDLLKEIIQEGNEAQKNEAQSLLASLNTTPSTHSNDSMHIAQESTDHDLFNSVDHSNTALTELELGFELPPEDEVSTKLELANAYIEMGDEQGAKDILDEVLHEGNAEQKLKAQDLLKSIS from the coding sequence ATGGTAAAAGTTCATCAGTTAGTTGCGGCTATCGCCACTACTATTACTTTATCAACAAGCAGCGCATATGCATTAAACATGGGATCTATATCATGGAAATCATCTTATGGTCAGCCACTTGATGCAAGAATTGAGCTTTCGGATGCTAAGAACTTACAAGCCAGCGATATCAAATCGAGCATAGCCAATACTAATGACTTCTCTAAAGCAGGTCTTGAATACTCGCCTACGTTATCCAACTTATCGTTTAGTACAATTATTAATCCTGATGGTACAGGCTATATTAAGATAACTTCCGCTAAGCCAATTAAAGAACCATTTATGAATTTTTTAATTGATGTTAATTGGCCTAATGGTAAAGCATCAAAAGAGTATACCATTTTACTCGATATGCCTGAATCAAAAGCAACTACTCCCACACCTAAAACCAACAATACAGCAAAAAATACAGTAAGTAGTACTCCACCTATAAGCAGTCCTAGCCAAGTGGCAAATACTTACAAAACTAAACAAGGTGATACACTTTGGAGTATTGCAAAAGCAAACTATGGGAAGTCCCTTACAGCCAAAGCATCGAAAGCCATTTTTGAGAAGAATCCTAAAGCATTTATTAATGGGGACATCAACTCTTTATTGCATAGCTATACATTAAGCATGCCCACCCAACAAGAAGTTAATGCCATTAGTGTAGCACAGGCTAATGCCTTCTTAAGCTCTCCTTCTAAAGAAGTGCCTACCACAGCCACACAAAAAAAACCAATATCAGACAAACATGAAAAAGCGCTACAAGATCAGTTAAAAAGCTCTCAGCAAGAACTTGAAACTGCTCGTACTGAGAACACTACACTCAACACAGAACTTGAAAATATTGAGTCTGAAATTGCAAGTTTAGAACAAGTTTCAAAAGAAAAAGATGAGGCAATAGCCAAAGCTGAACAGGCAAAATTAGCAGCTACTCAAGCGACTCAACAAAAAGCACAAAAAGGGCAAGCAACAACAACGTCTCAAACAGCAGATCAACAAAATACTAGTCAAACGCCTGTAGAGCCACAACAAACTACTACTACAAATAAACCAGTAGAGCCTACAGTTGCCCAATCGCATGCAGAACCAAAACCACAATCTCCAAAAACCAATACTGCTCCAGAATCCCAACCCGCTAAATCATCTACTCCAACACCAGTGGAAGATACAAGTCCATCATTTATATCGTCATTATTAGATAACAATATGATGCTTTTAGCTGGTGGTGGTATTTTATTGCTCCTTTGTATTGCAGTGGTTATCTCTCGCCGTAAAAAAGCAGCAAACGACGATGATGCACAAGTTGTTGATTTAAGTAATGTTGTATTAGATGATGAAGATTTAAACGATTCATTGCCTAATACACAAATATCAGCAACAAAAATACCTGATAATGATGTAATAAGCCCTTTATCGCAACTGGGTGAAGGAATGGGAATTATCGATAAAGCAGATATTTACCTTGCTTACAATCATGATGAAGAAGCAAAAGAGCTACTGTCAAATGCTTTGCAAGAAGACCCTACCAATACAGAGTTACGACTAAAGCTAATGGAAATTTATGCAGATAAAGGCAATACTGATAGCTTTGAAAAAGAAGAGCAGGAACTTTTATTATTAGACCCTCTTTCACAACACAAGATAGATGCTATTAAAGAAAAGTATCCAACCTCATTTAATGATTTTAGTTTTTCTAATAACCCTACATCCGTTAAAGAGCAAAATGAAACATTTACTTCTTTTAAACAAGATGCCAAGGAAAATACGCAAGATACACCGAACGAAGAACCAGAGTTCAGTTTTGATTATGCTGACTTTGCAGAGCCTGTCGTAGCGCCTACTCCAAAAGAGACAAAGTTAGCATCTGCATCACCAGAGACCGAAGAAACAGAAATACCTATGAAACGGTTAGAGGAAGACGCTGCAAACTTTAAACTAGAAAAAATCGCGCCTGAAACACAACATGCTTCTTCGCCTTTGTTTAATGCTACGGAAGAAGAAGATTTTTCATCAGACTCTCCAACAACTATCTTTGAAAAAGAAGAGGATACTCAATCCAAAGAGAGCAACGAAGGTATTAAATTTGATCTAGGTATTGGTGATCAAAAATCTGACAGTATTGACTATATTTCACAAATAGAAAGCAATGATTTAGATGATGATATTATTGAAAAAGATCAAGTGACCACAAAGCTTGAGTTAGTTCATGCTTATATGGATATGGGTGATACTGAAGGAGCTCAGGACCTACTTAAAGAGATAATTCAAGAAGGCAATGAAGCTCAAAAAAATGAAGCACAATCATTATTAGCTTCATTAAATACAACACCTTCAACCCATAGCAATGACTCAATGCATATCGCTCAAGAAAGTACTGATCATGACTTATTTAACTCAGTTGATCATTCAAATACAGCACTTACCGAACTTGAGCTTGGTTTTGAGTTACCTCCAGAAGATGAAGTATCAACTAAACTTGAATTAGCTAATGCTTATATTGAAATGGGAGATGAACAAGGTGCTAAAGATATTTTAGATGAAGTATTACATGAAGGTAATGCAGAGCAAAAACTAAAGGCACAAGATTTATTAAAATCTATTAGTTAA